Proteins from one Podospora pseudoanserina strain CBS 124.78 chromosome 1, whole genome shotgun sequence genomic window:
- a CDS encoding hypothetical protein (EggNog:ENOG503NUAW; COG:U): MAGVADDPEKRTTPSSGTSPASTIRVDRSENQLAQSSSTSKDEVGELSSKADVPPVAASGPAPEESRTKLETTLVITALASALFLGALDITIVSVAIPTIAEEFGSTAGYTWIGSAYMLASAAGAPMWGKISDIWGRKPIMLIAVGIFWIGSLLSALSKNIGMLIAARAIQGIGGGGIIILVNVCISDLFSMRKRGIYFGVMGIVWAVASAVGPVLGGVFTSQVTWRWCFWINLPVSGVGFAVLAWVLKLHNPRTPMRQGLAAVDWLGSLAVIGGTLMVLFGLEFGGVTYPWSSPTVICLIVFGVVTAGIFVLIEWKVAKFPLMPLRLFRRRSSIASLGVAAFQGIVFISGSYYLPLYFQAVLGASPLMSGIYVLPFVLSLSVVSAITGVVIKKTGKYLPCIIFGMSIMTLGFGLFIALEPQANWAKIVVFQLIAGIGVGPNFQAPLIALQTTVGPRDMASATATFGFIRQLFTAISVVIGGVVFQNGMEEQYPRLLEEIGPDAANMLSGSNAASSIGFAMSLPERSRRVAQEAYFKSLRTMYIMYVVFAGVGLIVSFFVGSRKLSNDHQIHKTGLKDMKDAKEQEKPRLPVDGGLDEEQRVPEGNSKKLPKESKGGKKGGNSMKFFFE, from the exons ATGGCTGGCGTTGCTGACGACCCAGAAAAGCGCACAACGCCAAGCAGTGGGACAAGTCCCGCGAGCACCATCCGAGTCGACAGAAGCGAAAACCAGTTGGCgcagtcatcatcaacgtCGAAGGATGAAGTGGGCGAGCTCTCCTCCAAGGCCGATGTGCCGCCTGTCGCAGCCTCGGGACCAGCGCCAGAGGAGTCACGTACCAAGTTAGAAACGACACTGGTCATCACCGCACTGGCGAGCGCGCTCTTCCTTGGCGCACTCGATATCACCATCGTCAGTGTAGCCATTCCGACAATTGCAGAGGAATTCGGCTCAACCGCTGGGTACACATGGATTGGATCGGCATACATGCTCGCCAGCGCGGCCGGCGCGCCGATGTGGGGGAAGATATCTGATATCTGGGGCCGGAAGCCCATCATGCTCATTGCCGTCGGCATTTTTTGGATTGGGTCCCTGCTGAGTGCTCTCAGCAAGAATATTGGTATGCTTATTGCTGCTCGGGCGATCCAGGGcattggtggtggcggcatcATCATTCTTGTCAACGTCTGCATCAGCGACCTGTTCTCCATGCGAAAACGAG GTATCTACTTTGGTGTAATGGGAATCGTTTGGGCGGTGGCCAGCGCCGTCGGTCCTGTTCTTGGCGGTGTCTTTACAAGTCAGGTTacctggcggtggtgtttctgGATCAATCTGCCAGTATCTGGCGTTGGGTTTGCGGTGCTGGCTTGGGTGCTGAAGCTGCACAACCCTCGCACCCCGATGCGCCAGGGGCTCGCTGCCGTCGACTGGTTGGGTTCGCTTGCGGTTATCGGCGGAACGCTGATGGTCCTTTTCGGCCTCGAGTTTGGAGGCGTGACCTACCCATGGTCGTCGCCCACCGTCATCTGCTTGATCGTTTTCGGTGTGGTGACGGCTGGCATATTCGTCTTGATCGAATGGAAGGTGGCCAAGTTTCCACTGATGCCGTTGCGTCTGTTTCGTCGGCGATCCAGCATTGCCAGTTtgggtgttgctgctttTCAGGGCATTGTCTTCATCTCGGGAAGTTACTACCTGCCGCTGTACTTCCAAGCGGTCCTCGGCGCCTCGCCATTGATGTCCGGCATCTACGTCCTGCCTTTTGTCTTGTCTCTCTCGGTTGTCTCTGCCATAACTGGCGTGGTCATCAAGAAGACAGGAAAATACTTGCCTTGTATTATCTTTGGCATGTCGATCATGACTCTGGGTTTTGGGCTTTTTATTGCTCTTGAACCGCAGGCCAACTGGGCCAAGATCGTCGTCTTCCAGCTGATAGCTGGCATCGGCGTGGGGCCAAACTTCCAGGCACCGCTTATTGCGCTTCAAACAACCGTTGGGCCTCGAGATATGGCATCAGCGACGGCAACTTTTGGATTTATCAGGCAGTTGTTCACCGCGATATCTGTTGTGATTGGGGGTGTTGTCTTCCAAAATGGGATGGAGGAGCAGTATCCCAGACTGCTAGAGGAAATCGGACCCGATGCTGCGAACATGCTCTCTGGGAGCAACGCGGCTTCCAGCATTGGCTTTGCCATGAGTCTGCCTGAGCGTAGTCGACGAGTTGCCCAAGAAGCCTACTTCAAGAGTCTGAGAACCATGTACATCATGTATGTTGTGTTTGCGGGAGTGGGATTGATCGTCTCCTTCTTTGTTGGATCCCGCAAACTGAGCAACGACCACCAAATACACAAAACAGGACTGAAGGACATGAAGGATGCCAAGGAGCAGGAAAAGCCTCGGCTGCCGGTTGATGGCGGTCTAGACGAAGAACAGAGGGTTCCAGAAGGGAACTCCAAGAAACTTCCCAAGGAGTCCAAAGGGGGAAAGAAGGGAGGCAACTCGATGAAATTCTTCTTTGAGTGA
- a CDS encoding hypothetical protein (EggNog:ENOG503NZTT; COG:O; CAZy:CE1) gives MRLSSITSGFLALVGLSNAASLTQITNFGSNPSGARFYIYVPDRLASNPAIITAVHYCSGTASAFYNGSPYARLADTHGFIVVYPESPNSGGCWDVSSNAAYTRNSGANSHAIVNMVNWTIERYGADRNRVFLAGLSSGAMMTNVLAATYPDVFKAASAYAGVPAGCFYTGTVAGWNNTCANGQSITTQEHWAQTARNMYPGYTGPRPKMMIYHGSADDIIYPRNFNETMKQWAGVLGYTYGSPRQTIPNSPSAPYTKYVYGDDLVGIYGTGITHNIQINGALDLEWFGITGQPATTSSASGPTTTPVSSSTLVTSVRTTTTSAPPVATTPAGCTSPKWGQCGGQGWTGCTVCAAGSTCTFGNNWYSQCL, from the exons ATGAGGCTCTCAAGCATTACCTCGGGCTTCCTCGCCCTTGTGGGTCTCTCGAACGCCGCCTCCCTTACCCAGATCACCAACTTTGGTTCCAACCCAAGCGGCGCGCGCTTTTACATCTACGTTCCCGATAGACTGGCCTCGAACccggccatcatcaccgccgtgCACTACTGCAGCGGTACCGCCAGCGCCTTCTACAATGGCAGCCCGTACGCCCGGCTGGCCGATACTCACGGCTTCATTGTCGTGTACCCTGAATCACCGAACTCGGGTGGCTGCTGGGATGTCTCTTCTAACGCTGCTTACACCCGCAACAGCGGCGCCAACAGCCATGCCATTGTCAACATGGTGAACTGGACCATTGAGCGCTACGGCGCCGACAGAAACCGTGTCTTCCTCGCCGGGCTCAGCTCGGGCGCCATGATGACCAACGTTCTTGCTGCGACGTATCCTGATGTCTTCAAGGCTGCCAGCGCCTATGCGGGCGTCCCTGCTGGATGCTTCTACACCGGCACCGTCGCCGGCTGGAACAACACCTGCGCGAACGGCCAGTCGATTACGACCCAGGAGCACTGGGCCCAGACTGCTCGCAACATGTATCCTGGCTACACCGGCCCCAGGCCGAAGATGATGATCTACCACGGCTCTGCTGATGACATTATCTACCCCAGA AACTTCAACGAGACGATGAAGCAGTGGGCTGGTGTACTGGGCTATACCTACGGCTCGCCCCGCCAGACCatccccaacagcccctccGCCCCCTACACCAAGTACGTCTACGGCGACGACCTCGTTGGTATCTACGGTACCGGCATCACCCACAACATCCAGATCAACGGTGCCCTCGACCTCGAGTGGTTCGGCATCACTGGCCAGCCCGCCACTACTTCTTCAGCCAGCGGTCCTACCACCACTCCTGTGTCGTCTAGCACTCTGGTCACTTCTGTCAGGACCACTACTacctctgctcctcctgttGCGACTACCCCTGCGGGTTGCACTTCGCCCAAGTGGGGACAGTGCGGTGGTCAGGGGTGGACTGGGTGCACTGTTTGCGCTGCGGGATCGACTTGCACTTTTGGAAATAACTGGTATTCGCAGTGCTTGTAA